From Quercus lobata isolate SW786 chromosome 1, ValleyOak3.0 Primary Assembly, whole genome shotgun sequence, one genomic window encodes:
- the LOC115979489 gene encoding subtilisin-like protease SBT4.15: MQSKMVRTFMITLFLLAMQFHWSFTHGSGDTFRKAYIVYMGETPRSRTSAAATGEGEGEGLRSKTSAADLQHNVLSSVIQDASTAQQSKIHSYTKSFNAFAAKLLPDEVQKLRENENVVSVFPSRIRKLHTTRSWDILRMPQTLKRNHQIESNIIVGVLDSGIYMDAPSFNDNGLGPPPSKWKGRCQVAGNFTGCNNKVIGAVFYNNDPATRHPNPSPQDEEGHGSHTSSTIAGASIAGASLYGLAQGTARGGVPSARIAMYKVCWPKGCSDIDLLAAMDDAIDDGVDVLSISISGESNSFFDNSFAIGSFHAMKKGIFTACSAGNSGPDLYTVQNTAPWIMTVGASGLDRQFLTPVKVGNGIETTGLSINTFSPNKKMYPLTTAAIAANSTLSKDSTPWFCDEGSLDREKVNGKIVLCQGGARLSYIKSLGGIGAIVSLQKKRDTSFISAIPATYVDSIFGDKILAYVNSTKFPQAVIYKSKTAPNAAAPFLASFSSRGPAMLSRTLLKPDVVAPGVNILAAYTKLSSMTGTLGDDRFDVYTLMSGTSMSCPHVAGAVAYIKTFHPNWSPSAIKSALMTTASELRIKATVAELGYGAGQIDPVSALHPGLIYDMSKFDYIRFLCEEGYSGTTLRLFTEDNTDCASVPNIGGHDSLNYPSMYYQFQNPNTSINIVFHRTVTNVGLKNSIYKATVKAPRNLKVSVIPNVLAFSQLNEKKSFNVTIQGPPLLLQTNQITHLSASLEWSDTKHRVRSPIFITLAQQM; the protein is encoded by the exons ATGCAATCAAAAATGGTTCGAACTTTTATGATCACCCTCTTCCTTTTGGCTATGCAGTTTCATTGGTCATTCACTCATGGTTCTGGTGACACATTTAGAAAG GCTTACATTGTGTATATGGGAGAGACACCGCGGTCAAGAACCAGTGCTGCTGCTacgggagagggagagggagagggactGCGGTCAAAAACCAGTGCCGCTGATCTTCAACACAACGTCCTTTCTTCAGTAATTCAAGA TGCTAGTACTGCCCAACAGTCCAAAATACATAGCTACACGAAGAGTTTTAATGCATTTGCCGCAAAGCTATTGCCAGATGAAGTTCAAAAACTACGAG AGAACGAAAATGTGGTGTCAGTATTTCCTAGTAGAATACGGAAACTTCATACAACAAGATCATGGGATATCTTAAGAATGCCTCAAACATTGAAGAGAAATCATCAAATTGAAAGTAATATTATTGTTGGTGTATTAGACTCAG gaatttaTATGGATGCTCCAAGTTTTAACGACAATGGACTGGGACCTCCACCATCAAAATGGAAGGGTAGATGCCAAGTAGCAGGCAACTTCACTGGTTGCAACAA CAAGGTAATAGGTGCAGTGTTCTACAACAACGACCCGGCCACACGCCATCCAAATCCATCCCCACAAGATGAAGAAGGCCACGGCTCTCACACTTCATCCACCATAGCAGGTGCCTCAATAGCAGGTGCAAGCTTATATGGTTTAGCCCAAGGCACAGCTCGAGGTGGGGTTCCATCAGCACGCATTGCAATGTACAAGGTGTGTTGGCCCAAAGGTTGCAGTGATATAGACCTTTTGGCTGCAATGGATGATGCCATTGATGACGGAGTTGACGTGCTATCAATATCTATCAGTGGGGAATCAAATAGCTTCTTTGACAATTCCTTTGCAATTGGTTCCTTTCATGCAATGAAGAAGGGAATTTTCACAGCATGTTCAGCAGGGAATAGCGGCCCAGATTTGTATACAGTGCAGAACACAGCTCCTTGGATAATGACTGTTGGTGCTTCTGGCTTAGATAGGCAGTTTTTGACTCCGGTTAAAGTTGGAAATGGAATAGAAACTACT GGACTTTCCATCAACACATTTTCACCAAACAAGAAGATGTACCCTCTAACCACCGCGGCAATAGCAGCCAATAGTACtttatcaaaagattcaacTCCCTG GTTTTGTGATGAAGGGAGTCTTGATCGGGAAAAGGTCAATGGGAAGATTGTGCTATGCCAAGGAGGAGCAAGACTTAGTTACATTAAGAGTTTGGGTGGGATCGGGGCGATTGTATCTCTCCAAAAGAAGAGAGATACGAGCTTTATATCTGCTATCCCTGCTACCTATGTTGATTCTATTTTTGGTGACAAAATTCTTGCATATGTCAACTCAACCAA ATTCCCTCAGGCTGTCATATACAAGTCCAAAACAGCACCCAATGCTGCGGCACCCTTTTTGGCTTCCTTTTCATCTCGAGGTCCGGCCATGCTCTCTCGCACATTACTTAAG CCGGATGTTGTGGCACCTGGGGTAAATATACTAGCTGCTTACACTAAACTTTCATCAATGACTGGAACTCTTGGCGACGATCGGTTTGATGTGTATACTTTAATGTCTGGAACTTCAATGTCTTGCCCTCATGTGGCTGGAGCCGTTGCCTACATCAAAACATTCCACCCTAACTGGTCTCCTTCTGCAATCAAATCGGCCCTAATGACAACTG CATCTGAATTGAGAATCAAGGCTACTGTTGCTGAGTTAGGCTATGGTGCTGGCCAGATTGACCCTGTTAGCGCACTGCACCCCGGTTTGATCTATGACATGTCAAAGTTTGACTACATCCGCTTCCTATGCGAAGAGGGCTACAGTGGGACAACTCTACGCTTGTTTACTGAAGATAACACCGATTGTGCAAGTGTCCCTAACATTGGAGGACATGATTCCCTAAATTACCCATCCATGTATTATCAATTTCAAAACCCTAACACTAGTATAAACATCGTCTTTCATAGGACAGTTACAAATGTGGGCCTTAAAAATTCCATATACAAGGCAACTGTCAAGGCGCCGAGGAATCTCAAGGTCTCTGTTATTCCGAACGTACTAGCTTTTAGTCAGCTTAACGAGAAAAAATCTTTCAATGTTACGATACAGGGGCCACCATTGTTGCTCCAAACTAACCAAATTACCCATTTATCAGCATCATTGGAGTGGAGTGACACTAAACATAGAGTCAGGAGTCCCATATTCATTACTCTAGCACAACAGATGTAG